The following coding sequences are from one Planifilum fulgidum window:
- a CDS encoding MFS transporter, with amino-acid sequence MKELIRNRRFLLVWLAQAASGLGGIFAMFIEAWLVYSITGSKMAMSGLVMAFMIASLTVQLGAGPFLDRWDRRLVMALSQWSRAVGYLVPTALYVLDSLSLWHLYLAVVIGGMAEPLFRSSSMAYLPDLLPEKQLVKGNAVLEGTMNGMALVGPPLAGVALGWLGPEMILSALVFLLALSGTLLILLPGSRPDAKGEKQSWIAQFKEGLGIFRVHPMLLGTALLIMTSNFAYGAIEPLFLPYVSELLHGTPVQFGLLTSAFSLGMLLGSVWMSFREEPRNRRMYMILSNGVAGVAIAVMGAVHLFPVALLMGFVSGICAIVFNVLNTTLYQRFVPKEIRGRVFTVRILLAQSAIPLGAFLGGGFAELWGLAPLFLIAGGVVILVTVVAWFHPVFHRLNQQVSAPQKEEISLSG; translated from the coding sequence ATGAAGGAATTGATTCGAAACCGCAGGTTTCTTCTGGTCTGGCTGGCCCAGGCCGCATCAGGACTCGGCGGAATCTTCGCCATGTTTATCGAGGCGTGGTTGGTGTATTCCATCACCGGATCCAAGATGGCCATGAGCGGATTGGTCATGGCGTTCATGATCGCCTCCCTCACCGTTCAGTTGGGGGCGGGGCCGTTTCTGGACCGCTGGGACCGGCGCCTTGTGATGGCCCTTTCGCAGTGGTCCCGGGCCGTGGGATATCTGGTTCCCACTGCGCTGTATGTCCTGGATTCCCTCTCCTTGTGGCATCTGTACCTGGCGGTCGTGATCGGAGGGATGGCCGAGCCCCTATTTCGGTCCTCCAGCATGGCTTACCTTCCGGATCTTCTTCCCGAAAAGCAGCTGGTCAAGGGAAACGCCGTGTTGGAAGGAACCATGAACGGGATGGCCCTGGTCGGCCCTCCCCTGGCAGGGGTGGCGCTGGGGTGGCTGGGCCCGGAGATGATCCTGTCCGCTTTGGTCTTTTTGCTGGCGCTGTCGGGAACTCTGCTCATCCTGTTGCCCGGGAGCCGTCCGGACGCCAAGGGCGAAAAACAATCCTGGATCGCCCAGTTCAAGGAAGGGTTGGGCATTTTCAGGGTGCATCCGATGCTGCTGGGGACGGCTCTGCTGATCATGACGAGCAATTTCGCCTACGGGGCGATCGAACCCCTGTTTCTTCCCTATGTGTCGGAACTTCTCCACGGCACACCGGTGCAATTCGGCCTGCTCACCTCCGCCTTCTCCCTGGGCATGCTGTTGGGTTCCGTGTGGATGAGTTTTCGGGAGGAACCCCGAAACCGCCGCATGTACATGATTTTGTCCAACGGGGTGGCGGGGGTGGCCATTGCCGTGATGGGCGCTGTTCACCTGTTCCCCGTCGCACTCTTGATGGGCTTCGTGTCCGGGATCTGCGCCATCGTTTTCAACGTGCTGAACACCACCCTTTACCAGCGCTTTGTTCCCAAGGAGATTCGCGGTCGCGTCTTCACCGTCCGCATCCTGCTGGCCCAGTCGGCCATTCCCCTCGGCGCGTTTTTGGGCGGCGGATTTGCGGAGCTGTGGGGTCTTGCCCCCCTGTTTCTCATCGCGGGAGGGGTGGTGATCCTGGTGACGGTGGTCGCCTGGTTCCATCCGGTGTTCCATCGATTGAACCAGCAGGTGTCCGCCCCGCAGAAGGAGGAAATCTCCTTGTCGGGCTGA
- a CDS encoding MFS transporter produces the protein MGQAAAGMGGSFATFVQSWLMYELTGSKLAMGSLWLVFMLPGVLVKLVSGPCLDRWDPKRLMIAVQWSRAAIFLLPFGMLALHALEVWHLCLTTIAAGMTEQLFRPDGMAYVAGTFPGEKMARVNSLLEGTMQLTQLTGPALAGWALAEAEGDSLPVLAALVAMTAGSGAAPLPLPRAEGGVRRKKAGWLGQLIEGFRFFRLSPLFCGPGCS, from the coding sequence ATCGGCCAGGCGGCCGCCGGGATGGGCGGCAGTTTCGCCACCTTTGTCCAGTCCTGGCTGATGTATGAACTGACGGGCTCCAAACTGGCGATGGGGAGCCTGTGGCTGGTGTTTATGCTGCCGGGCGTTTTGGTGAAGCTGGTGTCGGGGCCCTGTCTGGACCGGTGGGATCCGAAGCGGCTGATGATCGCCGTCCAATGGTCGAGGGCGGCGATTTTTCTCCTGCCTTTCGGGATGTTGGCGCTGCATGCGCTGGAGGTATGGCACCTGTGCCTGACGACGATCGCCGCGGGCATGACGGAGCAGCTCTTTCGCCCGGACGGCATGGCCTATGTGGCCGGGACCTTTCCGGGGGAGAAGATGGCGAGGGTCAATTCCCTCCTGGAAGGAACCATGCAGTTGACGCAGCTGACGGGACCGGCGCTGGCGGGCTGGGCGTTGGCGGAAGCGGAGGGGGACAGTTTACCCGTCTTGGCCGCTCTGGTCGCGATGACCGCCGGTTCGGGAGCGGCGCCCCTTCCTCTGCCCCGGGCGGAGGGAGGAGTGCGGAGAAAAAAAGCCGGTTGGTTGGGGCAGTTGATCGAGGGATTCCGCTTTTTCCGGCTGTCTCCCCTTTTCTGTGGACCGGGTTGCTCATGA
- a CDS encoding MFS transporter, giving the protein MPSRMDPLLSRRAGAGDRCRRLRALFTVQNTPFYRRHVPADLRGRVFALRMLIARSGFPLGALFAAGFTEWMGLSLLFTLLGGIVLTAAASAWFSPVYRELNRAAMRNSEEGARRVRIR; this is encoded by the coding sequence GTGCCTTCCCGCATGGACCCGCTCCTTTCCCGTCGCGCTGGTGCCGGAGACCGGTGTCGGCGTCTGCGCGCCCTGTTTACCGTTCAGAACACCCCCTTTTACCGGAGGCACGTCCCGGCGGATCTGCGCGGAAGAGTCTTCGCCCTGCGCATGTTGATCGCCCGGTCCGGTTTTCCCCTGGGTGCGCTGTTTGCCGCGGGATTTACGGAATGGATGGGCCTTTCGCTTCTGTTCACCCTTCTCGGAGGGATTGTTTTGACGGCGGCGGCATCGGCCTGGTTTTCCCCCGTGTACCGGGAGTTAAACCGGGCGGCGATGCGGAATTCGGAGGAGGGAGCGCGGCGGGTGAGGATCAGATAA
- a CDS encoding dicarboxylate/amino acid:cation symporter — MKLTTKILIGIVLGLIVGAALHLYFPSVFDVLNEYIFDPVAVLFIKAIKMIVVPLVFFSIASGAAGIADPRKLGRIGGKTILLYLLTTAVAITVGLMLANVIAPGEGVHIGEASEKPDIQEAPPIKETLLNIIPENPVQAMAEAEMLQIIFFALFFGIAMALLGEKADRVKAVIEQGNEVTIKMVDLVMKTAPYAAFALMARAIGQAGIELIGSMAWYMVTILGALLLHMAIIYSLLIWALGKMNPLQFFKAMGPAMEVAFTTSSSAATLPVTMECVERDLKVPKSISSFVLPLGATVNMDGTAIMQGVAAVFIAQLYGIDLSLVEQGMILLTATLASIGTAAVPGAGLVILSMVLTSVGLPVEGIAIIMGVDRLLDMSRTVTNITGDACVAVCVARTEERRAEAASAAELSA; from the coding sequence ATGAAGTTAACCACCAAGATCTTGATCGGGATTGTGCTCGGCCTCATTGTAGGTGCGGCGCTTCATTTGTACTTTCCGTCGGTCTTTGACGTTTTGAATGAATATATCTTCGATCCCGTTGCGGTGTTGTTCATCAAGGCGATCAAGATGATCGTGGTTCCGCTGGTTTTCTTCTCGATCGCGTCGGGAGCGGCGGGAATCGCAGATCCCCGGAAGCTGGGGCGGATCGGGGGAAAAACGATCTTATTGTATCTTTTGACGACGGCGGTGGCGATCACCGTCGGGTTGATGCTGGCCAACGTCATCGCTCCCGGCGAGGGAGTCCACATCGGAGAAGCCTCGGAAAAACCCGATATCCAAGAAGCTCCTCCGATCAAGGAGACGCTGCTTAACATCATTCCGGAAAACCCGGTCCAGGCGATGGCGGAGGCGGAGATGCTTCAAATCATCTTTTTCGCCCTGTTCTTCGGGATCGCCATGGCACTGCTGGGTGAAAAGGCGGACCGGGTGAAAGCGGTGATCGAACAGGGGAACGAAGTGACCATCAAGATGGTGGATCTGGTGATGAAAACCGCCCCCTATGCCGCCTTCGCCCTGATGGCCCGGGCCATCGGTCAAGCGGGGATCGAACTGATCGGATCCATGGCCTGGTATATGGTCACCATCCTCGGGGCGCTGCTTTTGCATATGGCCATTATCTACAGCTTGCTGATCTGGGCATTGGGGAAAATGAATCCGCTTCAATTCTTCAAGGCGATGGGGCCGGCCATGGAAGTGGCCTTCACCACCAGCAGCAGCGCGGCAACCCTTCCGGTCACGATGGAGTGTGTGGAAAGGGATCTGAAGGTGCCCAAAAGCATCAGCAGCTTTGTCCTGCCCCTGGGCGCGACGGTGAACATGGACGGCACGGCGATCATGCAGGGGGTGGCCGCCGTATTCATCGCCCAACTGTACGGCATCGATCTATCGCTGGTGGAGCAGGGAATGATCCTTCTGACCGCCACCCTGGCCTCCATCGGAACGGCGGCGGTCCCCGGGGCGGGTCTGGTGATCCTGTCGATGGTGCTCACCTCCGTCGGATTGCCGGTGGAGGGAATCGCCATCATCATGGGCGTGGACCGGCTTTTGGACATGAGCCGGACCGTGACCAACATCACCGGCGACGCCTGCGTGGCCGTCTGCGTGGCGAGGACGGAGGAACGACGTGCGGAGGCGGCTTCCGCGGCGGAACTCAGTGCGTAA
- a CDS encoding MBL fold metallo-hydrolase — MNTSAKLKGIHRISLPTPFPIGPVNVYLVEGESLTLVDAGPKTDEAWESLKTQLRERGYSPSDIEQVVLTHHHIDHVGLLDYLREHGNFRLIGHPRNRPWILQDESFYRRWYRYMEELFHSGGVAESLIGPNIELHKLLQQFNCRTDLDGEIAEGDEVPGMPGWRVKETKGHAQSHISLYREADGLMIGGDHLIAHVSSNALIEPPYPGEDERAKPLLQYRQSLRSCLDMDLALVLAGHGKEISHAHSLIRERLAQQDKRALTLRDFLSEGEALTCFELCKRLFPSKYLEQLPLAMSETLGHLDLLEEWGAVKKEEKGGVFRYRLGD; from the coding sequence TTGAACACTTCCGCGAAACTGAAAGGCATTCATCGGATCTCCCTGCCCACGCCTTTTCCCATCGGCCCCGTCAACGTTTATCTGGTGGAGGGCGAATCGCTCACCCTGGTGGACGCCGGGCCAAAAACGGACGAAGCGTGGGAAAGCCTGAAAACCCAGCTGCGGGAGCGGGGTTACTCCCCTTCGGACATCGAACAGGTGGTGCTCACCCATCACCATATCGACCATGTGGGCCTGCTCGATTATCTCCGGGAACACGGAAATTTCCGCCTCATCGGCCACCCGCGAAACCGCCCCTGGATCCTTCAAGACGAATCCTTTTACCGCCGATGGTACCGGTACATGGAAGAGCTGTTCCACTCCGGAGGCGTGGCGGAATCCCTCATCGGACCCAACATCGAGCTGCACAAACTGCTGCAGCAATTCAATTGCCGGACGGATCTGGACGGGGAAATCGCCGAGGGAGACGAGGTCCCGGGGATGCCCGGATGGCGGGTGAAGGAGACGAAGGGCCATGCCCAAAGCCATATCTCCCTTTACCGGGAGGCGGACGGACTGATGATCGGAGGAGATCATCTGATCGCGCACGTATCCTCCAATGCATTAATCGAACCGCCCTATCCCGGGGAGGACGAGCGGGCGAAGCCGCTCCTTCAGTATCGCCAGTCCCTCAGGAGCTGTCTCGATATGGATTTGGCCCTGGTCCTCGCCGGCCACGGAAAAGAGATCTCCCACGCCCATTCCCTGATTAGGGAGCGGCTTGCCCAGCAGGATAAGCGCGCCCTCACCCTGCGCGACTTCCTGTCGGAGGGGGAAGCGCTGACCTGCTTCGAGCTCTGCAAGCGACTTTTCCCTTCCAAGTACTTGGAACAGCTTCCCTTGGCCATGTCGGAAACCCTCGGCCACCTGGACCTGCTGGAGGAATGGGGGGCGGTGAAAAAAGAGGAAAAAGGCGGCGTCTTCCGCTACAGGCTCGGGGATTAA
- the purE gene encoding 5-(carboxyamino)imidazole ribonucleotide mutase, producing MEKPLVGIIMGSTSDWPTMKRAAEVLKELEIPHEKRVVSAHRTPDEMFRYAEEAADRGIEVIIAGAGGAAHLPGMVAAKTVLPVIGVPIRTSALNGLDSLLSIVQMPGGVPVATVAIGEAGAINAGLLAAEILGVKDPSIRQRLIARREAIRRRVLEAADPEAQG from the coding sequence ATGGAGAAGCCGCTGGTGGGAATCATCATGGGATCGACGTCCGACTGGCCGACGATGAAACGGGCCGCGGAGGTGCTGAAAGAACTGGAGATTCCCCACGAGAAGCGGGTGGTGTCCGCCCACCGGACGCCCGACGAGATGTTTCGTTACGCGGAGGAAGCCGCGGACCGGGGCATCGAAGTAATCATCGCCGGCGCGGGCGGGGCGGCTCACCTGCCGGGGATGGTGGCGGCGAAGACGGTCTTGCCCGTCATCGGTGTGCCGATCAGGACATCGGCGTTGAACGGCCTGGATTCGCTGCTCTCCATCGTGCAGATGCCCGGCGGCGTGCCCGTGGCCACGGTGGCCATCGGGGAGGCGGGGGCCATAAATGCCGGTCTTCTGGCGGCGGAGATCCTGGGCGTCAAGGATCCGTCCATCCGGCAGCGCCTGATCGCCCGGCGGGAGGCGATCCGCCGGCGCGTGCTGGAGGCGGCCGATCCGGAGGCGCAGGGATGA
- the purK gene encoding 5-(carboxyamino)imidazole ribonucleotide synthase encodes MKATTERKRSTGRVFLPGSVVGILGGGQLGRMVILEGRKMGYRFVTLDPASDCPAGQVADRHIARGFDDPEGAEALAEAADVIAYEFENVSADVVKRLERKAALPQGSRLLEVTQHRLREKETLAAGGLPVTPFRAVRSPQEAERAAKELGLPCVMKTATGGYDGKGQRLIRSAEEAASSWTELSAGGRELILEAFVPFRKELSVVVARGIGGETAAFPVAENIHRDHILHMSIVPAPIDGEIARRAEKLARDVARHLGVVGLIAVEMFLLEDGRLLINELAPRPHNSGHYTYDACATSQFEQFLRAICGLPLGSPRLLTPAVMVNVLGQHLPGLLEKLPSLPPQVKVHLYGKREARHGRKMGHVTILADAAEALEIIQQIGLWER; translated from the coding sequence GTGAAAGCGACAACGGAGAGAAAGCGGTCCACCGGCCGGGTGTTCCTCCCCGGGAGCGTGGTGGGCATCCTGGGCGGGGGACAGCTGGGGCGCATGGTGATCCTGGAGGGGCGCAAGATGGGATACCGCTTCGTCACCCTGGATCCCGCCTCCGATTGCCCCGCAGGTCAGGTGGCCGACCGGCACATCGCCAGGGGATTCGATGACCCGGAGGGAGCGGAAGCCCTGGCGGAGGCCGCCGATGTGATCGCCTACGAGTTTGAGAATGTCAGCGCGGATGTCGTCAAGCGTCTGGAGCGGAAGGCGGCGCTTCCCCAGGGGAGCCGGCTGCTGGAGGTGACGCAGCACCGCTTGCGGGAAAAGGAGACCCTCGCGGCGGGCGGTCTCCCGGTGACTCCCTTCCGGGCGGTGAGGAGCCCGCAGGAGGCGGAGCGGGCAGCCAAAGAACTGGGCCTCCCCTGTGTCATGAAGACGGCCACGGGCGGATACGACGGCAAGGGACAGCGGCTGATCCGCTCCGCCGAGGAAGCGGCGTCCAGCTGGACCGAACTTTCCGCCGGCGGCCGGGAACTGATATTGGAAGCGTTCGTCCCCTTTCGGAAAGAACTGTCCGTGGTGGTGGCCCGGGGGATCGGAGGGGAGACGGCCGCCTTTCCCGTGGCGGAGAACATCCACCGGGACCACATTTTGCACATGTCCATCGTACCCGCCCCTATCGACGGGGAGATCGCCCGGCGGGCGGAAAAGCTCGCCCGGGATGTGGCCCGGCACTTGGGGGTTGTGGGCTTGATCGCCGTCGAGATGTTTCTTCTGGAGGACGGGCGCCTCCTGATCAACGAGCTGGCGCCCCGCCCGCACAATTCGGGCCATTACACCTACGACGCCTGCGCCACTTCTCAATTTGAACAATTTCTGCGGGCGATATGCGGGCTGCCCCTGGGTTCACCCCGGCTGCTCACTCCCGCCGTCATGGTGAATGTCCTGGGACAGCACCTGCCCGGCCTGCTGGAAAAGCTGCCCTCCCTGCCTCCGCAGGTGAAGGTGCACCTGTACGGAAAGCGGGAGGCCCGGCACGGAAGAAAGATGGGACATGTGACCATTTTGGCGGACGCGGCGGAAGCGCTTGAAATCATCCAACAAATCGGCCTTTGGGAAAGGTAG
- the purB gene encoding adenylosuccinate lyase, with protein MIERYTRPEMGEIWTEENRFRAWLKVEILACEAWAELGVIPREDVEKIRKNARIDVARIHEIERETRHDVVAFTRAVSETLGPESKWVHYGLTSTDVVDTALSYLLLQANRILLKDIDRFLEVLKKKALRYKDTVMMGRTHGVHAEPTTFGLKMALWYAEMKRNRERFVRAMEEVRVGKISGAVGTYANVDPFVEEYVCRKLGLEPAPISTQTLQRDRHAAYMATLALIATSLDKFATEIRGLQKSETREVEEAFKAGQKGSSAMPHKRNPVGSENVSGLARVIRGHMISAYENVPLWHERDISHSSVERVILPDATILLNYLLNRFAGIVEELTVFPENMKRNMERTFGLIYSQRVLLTLIDKGMKREEAYDRVQRLAMRAWEEQRPFRPLVEADEVISKVLTPEEVADCFDYRYHLKHVDTLFRRLGLLDE; from the coding sequence ATGATCGAACGTTACACCCGCCCCGAAATGGGAGAGATCTGGACGGAGGAAAACCGGTTCCGCGCCTGGCTGAAGGTGGAGATTCTCGCCTGCGAGGCCTGGGCGGAGCTGGGGGTGATTCCCCGGGAAGACGTGGAGAAAATCCGGAAAAACGCCCGGATCGACGTCGCCCGCATTCACGAGATCGAGCGGGAGACCCGGCACGATGTGGTGGCCTTCACCCGGGCGGTGTCGGAAACCCTGGGTCCCGAGTCCAAATGGGTCCATTACGGTCTCACCTCCACCGACGTGGTGGATACGGCCTTATCTTATCTGCTGCTTCAGGCCAACCGGATTTTGCTTAAGGATATTGACCGCTTTCTGGAGGTGCTGAAGAAGAAGGCCCTCCGCTACAAGGACACCGTGATGATGGGGCGCACCCACGGGGTGCACGCGGAACCCACCACCTTCGGCCTGAAAATGGCCCTGTGGTACGCGGAGATGAAGCGAAACCGGGAGCGTTTCGTCCGGGCGATGGAGGAGGTGCGGGTGGGGAAAATCTCCGGCGCCGTGGGCACCTACGCCAACGTCGATCCCTTTGTGGAGGAGTATGTGTGCCGGAAGCTGGGCCTTGAGCCCGCGCCCATTTCGACCCAGACCCTGCAGCGGGACCGCCACGCGGCGTACATGGCCACCCTGGCCCTGATCGCCACCTCCCTGGACAAGTTTGCCACCGAAATCCGCGGCTTGCAGAAGAGCGAGACCCGCGAGGTGGAGGAGGCCTTCAAGGCGGGACAAAAGGGCTCTTCGGCCATGCCCCACAAGCGGAATCCCGTCGGTTCGGAAAATGTGAGCGGCTTGGCCCGGGTGATCCGGGGACACATGATTTCCGCCTACGAAAACGTCCCCCTGTGGCACGAGCGGGACATCTCCCACTCCTCCGTGGAGCGGGTGATCCTGCCCGATGCGACGATCCTCCTCAATTACCTCCTCAACCGCTTTGCGGGAATCGTGGAAGAGCTGACCGTGTTCCCAGAAAACATGAAGCGGAACATGGAGCGCACCTTCGGCCTGATTTATTCCCAGCGGGTCCTCCTCACCCTCATCGACAAGGGAATGAAGCGGGAAGAGGCCTACGACCGGGTGCAGCGCCTGGCGATGCGGGCCTGGGAGGAGCAGCGCCCCTTCCGCCCGCTGGTGGAGGCGGACGAGGTGATATCCAAGGTGCTCACGCCGGAGGAGGTCGCCGACTGTTTCGACTACCGGTACCATCTGAAACACGTGGACACTCTGTTCCGCCGGCTGGGCCTGTTGGACGAGTGA
- the purC gene encoding phosphoribosylaminoimidazolesuccinocarboxamide synthase — MNRGELLYEGKAKKLFRTEDPDVVRVVYKDDATAFDGKKKGHLPGKGEMNNRISAFFFRYLAEKGVDNHFVRRLSPTEQLVRRVRILPLEVVVRNRAAGSLAKRLGLEEGTSLPRPVVEFYYKNDELGDPLVNEDHIAALQLASPDQLEEMKHIALRVNGLLKELMEERGVILVDFKLEFGLDREGRLLLADEISPDTCRFWDARTEEKLDKDRFRRDLGGVVEAYREIWRRLGGEIRD; from the coding sequence ATGAACCGGGGTGAACTGCTGTACGAGGGGAAGGCGAAAAAGCTGTTTAGGACGGAGGACCCGGATGTGGTGCGGGTGGTGTACAAGGATGATGCCACCGCCTTTGACGGAAAGAAAAAGGGGCATCTTCCGGGCAAGGGGGAGATGAACAACCGGATCAGCGCGTTCTTTTTCCGCTATTTGGCCGAGAAGGGAGTGGACAACCACTTTGTCCGCCGCCTTTCGCCGACGGAGCAGCTGGTCCGGAGGGTGAGGATTCTTCCCCTGGAAGTGGTGGTGCGGAACCGGGCGGCCGGCTCCCTCGCCAAGCGGCTGGGGCTGGAGGAGGGGACGTCCCTGCCCCGGCCGGTGGTGGAGTTTTATTACAAGAACGATGAGCTGGGGGATCCCCTGGTCAACGAGGATCACATCGCCGCCCTTCAGCTGGCGTCTCCGGATCAGCTGGAGGAGATGAAGCATATCGCCCTGCGCGTCAATGGGCTCCTGAAGGAGCTGATGGAGGAGCGCGGGGTGATTCTGGTGGATTTCAAGCTGGAGTTCGGCCTGGACCGGGAGGGCCGGCTTCTGCTGGCGGACGAGATCTCGCCGGATACGTGCCGCTTTTGGGATGCCCGGACGGAAGAGAAGCTGGACAAGGATCGCTTTCGCCGGGACCTGGGGGGCGTCGTGGAGGCGTACCGCGAAATTTGGCGACGGCTGGGAGGAGAAATCCGTGATTAA
- the purS gene encoding phosphoribosylformylglycinamidine synthase subunit PurS: MIKATITVKLKPGVLDPQGEAVKKALHTLGFDEVSDLRIGKTMEVWLSADDPAQAEERVQAMCEKLLANPVIETYSFSVEEGL, from the coding sequence GTGATTAAGGCCACGATCACCGTGAAACTGAAACCGGGCGTGCTGGATCCCCAGGGGGAGGCGGTCAAGAAAGCGCTGCACACCCTGGGATTTGATGAAGTGTCCGATTTGCGCATCGGGAAGACGATGGAGGTTTGGCTAAGCGCCGATGATCCGGCGCAGGCGGAGGAACGGGTGCAGGCCATGTGCGAGAAACTGCTGGCCAATCCGGTCATCGAGACCTATTCCTTCTCGGTGGAGGAGGGGCTCTGA
- the purL gene encoding phosphoribosylformylglycinamidine synthase subunit PurL — MQPKQTTRSREPGPERIRDRKLYRELGLTDEEYERVVRCLGRLPNWTETGIYSVMWSEHCSYKNSKPLLRRFPVDGPRVLQGPGEGAGVIDIGDGQAVVFKIESHNHPSAVEPFQGAATGVGGIIRDVFSMGARPVALLNSLRFGTLDRPRVRYLFGQVVAGIAHYGNCVGIPTVGGEVCFDPRYEGNPLVNAMCVGILDHEDLQKGVASGEGNPVIYVGASTGRDGIHGATFASEELSEASEEKRPSVQVGDPFKEKLLLEACLEMVKENLLVGIQDMGAAGLTCSSAEMAAKGKVGMVLDLDRVPQREAEMTPYEMMLSESQERMLLVVEKGREEDIRRICDKWGLICAVIGRVTGDGRLRLLHKGEQVADIPVQTLTDAPVYVREGKEPGYYREFAAFDPEPELSGIDPQEALRKVLASPTVASKRWVYRQYDHMVRASTAVRPGSDAAVIVLRGTDKALAMCTDGNGRYVYLDPKRGGAIAVAEAARNVVCSGAEPLGITDCLNFGNPEKPEIYWQLAGAIDGMSEACRVLGTPVVSGNVSLYNETKGQAVLPTPVVGMVGLIQSRRHITTQDFKEEGDLIFLLGETRAELGGSELQQVITGRIAGRPPAIDLEKEKRLQDAVLEAIRRGWVSSAHDLSEGGLAVALAESCIGGGRGAEIDVRTDLSAIAFLFSESQSRVLLSASPDAAEELEHFLRERGVPFERIGRVTEGRLRVRLNGREVIDAGVGELSDVWEGAIPCAMNPSSTN; from the coding sequence GTGCAGCCTAAGCAAACGACCCGTTCCCGGGAGCCGGGTCCGGAGAGGATCCGCGACAGGAAGCTGTACCGGGAGCTGGGATTGACCGATGAGGAATACGAGCGGGTGGTCCGCTGTCTCGGCCGGCTGCCCAACTGGACGGAGACGGGCATCTACAGCGTGATGTGGTCGGAACACTGCAGTTACAAAAACTCCAAGCCGCTTCTCAGGCGCTTTCCCGTCGACGGCCCCCGGGTTCTGCAGGGGCCCGGGGAGGGGGCCGGCGTGATCGACATCGGGGACGGGCAGGCGGTGGTGTTCAAGATCGAAAGCCACAACCACCCGTCGGCCGTGGAGCCCTTCCAGGGGGCGGCGACGGGCGTCGGCGGGATCATTCGCGACGTTTTCTCCATGGGGGCGCGTCCGGTTGCCCTGCTCAATTCCCTCCGGTTCGGAACTCTGGACCGGCCCCGGGTCCGCTACCTGTTCGGCCAGGTGGTGGCCGGAATCGCCCACTACGGCAACTGCGTCGGGATTCCCACCGTGGGCGGGGAAGTCTGCTTCGACCCCCGTTACGAGGGCAATCCCCTGGTGAACGCCATGTGCGTGGGCATCCTCGACCACGAGGACCTGCAGAAGGGGGTGGCCTCCGGCGAGGGCAATCCGGTGATCTACGTGGGGGCCAGCACCGGACGGGACGGCATTCACGGGGCCACCTTCGCCTCCGAAGAGCTGAGCGAAGCTTCCGAAGAGAAGCGCCCTTCGGTGCAGGTGGGGGATCCCTTCAAGGAGAAATTGCTCCTCGAGGCGTGCCTGGAGATGGTGAAGGAGAACCTGCTGGTCGGGATCCAGGACATGGGCGCCGCCGGCCTCACCTGTTCCAGCGCCGAGATGGCGGCCAAGGGAAAGGTCGGCATGGTGCTGGATCTGGACCGGGTGCCCCAGCGGGAAGCGGAGATGACTCCCTATGAAATGATGCTGTCGGAATCCCAGGAGCGGATGCTCCTGGTCGTGGAAAAGGGGCGCGAGGAGGACATCAGGCGCATCTGCGACAAGTGGGGCCTCATCTGCGCCGTGATCGGGCGGGTGACGGGGGACGGGCGGCTTCGCCTCCTTCACAAGGGAGAGCAAGTGGCGGACATCCCCGTCCAGACCCTGACGGATGCGCCGGTGTACGTCCGGGAAGGGAAGGAGCCCGGTTACTACCGGGAGTTTGCCGCCTTCGATCCGGAGCCGGAGCTTTCGGGAATCGATCCCCAGGAGGCGCTGAGGAAGGTGCTCGCCTCTCCGACGGTGGCCAGCAAGCGCTGGGTGTACCGGCAATATGACCACATGGTGCGCGCCAGCACCGCCGTCCGGCCGGGTTCCGACGCGGCGGTGATCGTCCTGCGGGGGACGGACAAGGCGCTGGCGATGTGCACCGACGGGAACGGCCGGTATGTTTATCTCGATCCGAAGCGAGGCGGGGCGATCGCCGTCGCCGAGGCGGCGCGCAATGTGGTCTGCTCCGGGGCGGAACCTCTGGGAATCACCGACTGCCTCAACTTCGGCAACCCGGAAAAGCCGGAAATTTACTGGCAACTGGCCGGGGCGATCGACGGGATGAGCGAAGCGTGCCGCGTCCTGGGCACCCCGGTGGTCAGCGGGAATGTGAGCCTGTACAACGAGACGAAGGGGCAGGCCGTTCTTCCCACCCCCGTGGTCGGCATGGTGGGGCTGATCCAGAGCCGCCGGCACATCACCACCCAGGACTTCAAGGAGGAGGGCGACCTGATTTTCCTCCTGGGGGAGACCCGGGCGGAGTTGGGCGGAAGCGAGCTGCAGCAGGTGATCACCGGCCGGATCGCCGGGCGTCCGCCGGCGATCGACCTGGAAAAGGAAAAGCGCCTTCAGGATGCGGTGCTTGAGGCGATCCGAAGGGGCTGGGTTTCGTCGGCCCATGACCTGTCCGAGGGCGGGCTGGCCGTGGCGCTGGCGGAGTCCTGCATCGGCGGCGGCCGGGGGGCGGAGATCGATGTCCGGACGGATCTGTCGGCCATCGCCTTCCTCTTCAGTGAAAGCCAATCCCGGGTGCTTCTCAGCGCTTCTCCGGACGCGGCCGAGGAACTGGAACACTTTTTGCGGGAGCGGGGAGTTCCCTTTGAGCGGATCGGGCGGGTGACCGAAGGGCGACTCCGGGTGCGCCTGAACGGCAGGGAAGTGATCGACGCCGGCGTGGGCGAGCTCTCCGACGTGTGGGAAGGGGCGATACCGTGCGCGATGAATCCGTCTTCGACGAACTGA